From one Geoalkalibacter halelectricus genomic stretch:
- a CDS encoding sigma-54-dependent transcriptional regulator: MPKASLLIIEDDVSLRRVLEFSLEEAGYQVLTAPDGQAGLELFREARPPLVITDIAMPGMSGYEVLKTIKEESPETLVVVITAFGSVEKAVDAMKIGAYDYLTKPFGRDELRLVVAKALAFRGLQEENARLREELHERVDFSSIVGISEKMQQVFDMVRRVANTEATVLLLGESGTGKELVAGAIHHGSERAAGPLVPVNCAAIPHELLESELFGHVRGAFTGAVRDRSGKFAQADGGTLFLDEVGELPADLQPKLLRALQERVIEPVGGSPRKVDVRVVAATNLNLEEAVAGGQFREDLYYRLAVIPVYLPALRERLDDIPVLVRHFLNKHGGQGVRVSDALLRQLAAHSWPGNVRELENCVERMLILRRSDQLDVEDFRPVAGLTGKASQPRVLNLPEGGYALEDLEKEAVLEALRRCDGNQTRAAAFLRIPRHTLIYRMEKYGIPK; this comes from the coding sequence TTGCCCAAAGCATCCCTGTTGATCATCGAAGACGATGTCTCCCTGCGCCGGGTACTGGAATTTTCCCTGGAAGAGGCCGGTTATCAGGTGTTGACCGCCCCTGACGGTCAAGCCGGCCTTGAGCTTTTTCGTGAAGCCAGGCCGCCCCTGGTGATTACCGATATCGCCATGCCGGGCATGTCCGGATACGAAGTACTCAAGACCATCAAAGAGGAGTCGCCCGAGACCCTGGTGGTGGTCATCACCGCCTTTGGATCGGTGGAAAAGGCCGTGGATGCCATGAAGATCGGTGCCTACGATTACCTCACCAAACCCTTCGGACGCGATGAGTTGCGCCTGGTGGTGGCCAAGGCGTTGGCCTTTCGCGGACTGCAGGAAGAAAATGCACGCCTGCGCGAAGAACTCCACGAGCGCGTCGACTTTTCCTCCATCGTCGGAATTTCCGAAAAGATGCAGCAGGTGTTCGATATGGTGCGGCGGGTGGCCAACACCGAAGCCACGGTGTTGCTGCTGGGTGAAAGCGGTACCGGCAAGGAGTTGGTGGCCGGCGCCATTCATCACGGCAGCGAGCGCGCCGCCGGACCCCTGGTGCCGGTCAATTGCGCCGCCATTCCCCATGAGCTTCTGGAGAGCGAACTCTTTGGCCATGTCCGCGGCGCCTTCACCGGCGCGGTGCGTGATCGCTCCGGAAAATTCGCCCAGGCCGACGGCGGCACCCTGTTCCTGGATGAAGTCGGTGAACTGCCCGCGGATCTGCAACCCAAGCTGCTAAGGGCGCTGCAGGAGCGTGTCATCGAGCCGGTGGGCGGATCACCGCGCAAGGTCGATGTGCGGGTGGTGGCCGCTACGAATCTAAATCTGGAAGAGGCCGTGGCTGGCGGGCAGTTTCGCGAGGATCTGTATTACCGCTTGGCGGTGATTCCGGTCTATCTGCCGGCCCTGCGCGAGCGTCTCGATGATATTCCCGTACTGGTGCGCCATTTTCTCAACAAACATGGCGGGCAGGGGGTGCGGGTGAGCGATGCGCTGTTGCGCCAGCTCGCCGCTCACTCCTGGCCGGGCAATGTGCGCGAGTTGGAGAATTGCGTCGAGCGCATGCTGATCCTGCGTCGTTCCGACCAACTCGATGTCGAGGACTTTCGCCCCGTCGCCGGTCTGACCGGCAAGGCGAGTCAACCACGGGTTCTCAACCTGCCCGAGGGCGGCTATGCACTGGAGGATTTGGAGAAAGAGGCGGTGCTTGAAGCCTTGCGGCGCTGTGACGGCAATCAGACCCGCGCCGCCGCCTTTTTGCGCATTCCGCGCCATACCCTGATTTATCGCATGGAAAAATACGGTATCCCCAAATAA
- a CDS encoding two-component system sensor histidine kinase NtrB, whose protein sequence is MLKNEVQIRLLILVGLIALITALHYLTGTDKAHIHDIYRRLYYIPIILGGLWFMLKGGMATAIAISIIFAPHVLFQWGHHPGSEPEQYLEILIYNVIGFITGFLAQRERVQKDRYQQAAQRLEESYVKLREQADQILEIEDQLRRADRLSALGELSAELAHEIRNPLGSISGTAEILQDGIDPSDRRYEFARILLKEVARLNSVVENFLQFARPSRSERGAFTPAEVLGDVLTLVERQAQKCGVRLVHEVGPEEVLGDRDQIKQAFLNLVLNAVQAMSGGGTLRIQGRREGDSLCLLFQDNGPGIAVDNLERIFSPFFTTRAEGVGLGLAITQRIVRRNGGEISVESRPGKGTTFRLCLPLADAAKNP, encoded by the coding sequence ATGCTCAAAAACGAAGTTCAAATCCGCCTGCTGATCCTGGTTGGGCTGATCGCGCTGATTACCGCGCTTCATTACCTGACCGGAACCGACAAGGCGCATATTCACGATATCTACCGGCGCCTCTACTACATCCCCATCATTCTCGGGGGCTTGTGGTTCATGCTCAAGGGTGGCATGGCGACGGCCATCGCCATCTCCATCATTTTCGCGCCGCATGTGTTGTTTCAATGGGGTCACCACCCCGGCAGCGAGCCCGAGCAATATCTTGAAATACTGATCTACAACGTCATTGGCTTCATCACCGGGTTTCTGGCCCAGCGCGAGCGCGTGCAAAAAGACCGCTATCAGCAAGCCGCCCAGCGACTTGAGGAAAGTTACGTTAAACTGCGCGAACAGGCCGACCAGATTCTGGAAATCGAGGATCAATTGCGCCGGGCCGACCGCCTCAGCGCCTTGGGGGAACTCTCGGCTGAGCTTGCCCACGAGATCCGCAATCCCCTCGGGTCGATAAGCGGAACCGCCGAGATCTTGCAGGACGGAATAGATCCCTCCGATCGGCGCTATGAATTTGCCCGAATCCTGCTCAAGGAGGTCGCGCGCCTCAATTCCGTGGTTGAGAATTTCCTGCAATTCGCCCGCCCGTCGCGCTCAGAGCGTGGGGCGTTCACCCCGGCCGAGGTGTTGGGCGATGTTTTGACCCTGGTGGAGCGTCAGGCGCAAAAATGTGGCGTGCGCCTCGTGCACGAGGTAGGCCCCGAGGAAGTGCTCGGGGATCGTGATCAAATCAAGCAAGCCTTTTTGAACCTGGTGCTCAACGCCGTGCAGGCCATGTCTGGGGGGGGGACGCTCAGGATCCAAGGGCGGCGTGAGGGTGATTCCCTATGCCTGCTTTTTCAAGACAACGGGCCGGGCATCGCCGTGGATAACCTCGAACGAATTTTTTCCCCGTTTTTTACCACCCGTGCCGAGGGCGTGGGATTGGGGCTTGCCATAACCCAGCGCATCGTGCGCCGCAATGGCGGTGAAATCAGCGTGGAGAGCCGCCCTGGCAAAGGCACCACGTTTCGGTTGTGCCTGCCCTTGGCTGATGCCGCGAAAAACCCCTAG
- a CDS encoding AEC family transporter produces MSLFFEILGIVIPVFLVIGLGYGLRRAELIDQHFLHQTNRLVYYVALPLLLFYEIGRADFFANFNGALVLGSSMVIVLGFALSYGYATLRRYPPGARGTFAQGAFRGNLAYIGLAIVFNAYGSEGLTRAGILMGFLVPVLNFFAILALLLPHRKDSDHQGARFWLRQLLLNPLILASFAGIAWSFLHLPMPPILDGTLRIATGMSLPLALLAIGGSFSLERLHGDLVRAALATGIKIIWLPLLAAGILLLLGVRGQELAIGVLFAGTPAATATYIMAHQMKGDAELAGAIVMLSTLLSALTYTLALYVLRSLGL; encoded by the coding sequence ATGAGCTTGTTTTTCGAAATTCTCGGCATCGTCATTCCCGTCTTCCTGGTCATCGGCCTGGGATACGGACTGCGCCGCGCGGAGCTGATCGATCAGCACTTTCTCCATCAAACCAACCGCCTGGTTTACTATGTCGCCTTGCCGCTGCTGTTGTTCTACGAGATCGGCCGCGCCGATTTTTTCGCCAATTTCAACGGCGCTCTGGTGCTTGGTTCATCCATGGTCATCGTGCTGGGATTTGCCCTCTCCTACGGTTACGCGACGCTGCGCCGCTACCCGCCAGGCGCGCGCGGGACATTCGCCCAAGGAGCCTTTCGCGGCAACCTGGCCTACATCGGCCTGGCCATCGTCTTTAACGCCTATGGCAGCGAAGGCCTGACCCGCGCCGGCATTCTCATGGGCTTTCTGGTGCCGGTGCTCAATTTTTTCGCCATTCTCGCCCTGCTGCTGCCCCACCGCAAGGACAGCGACCATCAGGGTGCGCGATTCTGGCTGCGCCAGTTGCTGCTTAATCCGCTGATCCTCGCTTCCTTCGCCGGCATCGCCTGGAGCTTTCTGCACCTGCCCATGCCGCCGATTCTCGACGGCACCCTGCGCATCGCCACCGGCATGAGCCTGCCGCTGGCCCTTCTGGCCATCGGCGGCTCCTTTTCCCTGGAGAGACTGCACGGCGATCTGGTCAGGGCGGCCCTGGCCACCGGCATCAAAATCATCTGGCTGCCGCTGCTGGCCGCGGGGATCTTGCTGCTGCTCGGGGTACGCGGCCAGGAACTGGCCATCGGCGTGCTGTTCGCCGGCACCCCGGCCGCCACCGCGACCTACATCATGGCCCATCAGATGAAGGGTGATGCCGAACTGGCCGGCGCCATCGTCATGCTCTCCACCCTGCTCTCCGCCCTGACCTATACCTTGGCGCTGTATGTTCTCAGGAGCCTGGGCTTATGA
- a CDS encoding glycosyltransferase has protein sequence MSYPQVSILLAVRNEQSYLPAALASLQAQTLSDWELIAVDDGSRDATAAILAAAARRDRRIRLFRRPWRGLVAALNYGLARCRAPLIARMDGDDLCHPRRLQLQASFLRRHPDIGLVATAVRHFPRHRISDGMRAYESWQNDLIDPQDIQRDLYVESPFAHPSVMLRKRILAQAGGYQDHPWAEDYDLWLRLARLGVRFARLPQVLLFWRDRPRRLTRTAPQCSAAAFRACKIHHLRQGFLRHATAVTLWGAGMEGKAWRKALDAAGIGVTRWIEVDRRKIGQRIHGAPVLGAEELHPGGPPLLVTIGARNARPQVRAWAAKKGLCEGRDFMVVT, from the coding sequence ATGAGTTACCCCCAGGTGTCCATTCTGCTCGCGGTCCGCAATGAACAAAGCTATCTGCCGGCGGCTCTCGCCTCCCTTCAAGCCCAGACGCTGAGCGACTGGGAGTTGATCGCCGTCGATGACGGATCCCGTGACGCCACCGCCGCCATCCTCGCAGCCGCCGCACGGCGGGATCGCCGCATCCGCCTCTTTCGCCGTCCCTGGCGGGGTTTGGTCGCGGCGCTCAATTACGGTTTGGCGCGCTGTCGTGCGCCCCTGATCGCACGCATGGACGGCGATGATCTCTGCCATCCCCGCCGCTTGCAACTCCAGGCGAGTTTTTTGCGCCGTCATCCCGACATCGGCCTGGTCGCCACCGCGGTGCGCCACTTTCCGCGGCATCGCATCTCGGACGGCATGCGCGCCTATGAAAGCTGGCAGAACGACCTGATTGATCCGCAGGACATCCAGCGCGATCTCTACGTCGAATCGCCCTTCGCCCATCCGAGCGTCATGCTGCGCAAAAGGATTTTGGCGCAGGCCGGCGGCTACCAAGATCACCCCTGGGCCGAGGATTACGACCTGTGGCTGCGCCTGGCGCGTCTCGGGGTGCGCTTCGCGCGTCTGCCCCAGGTGCTGCTCTTTTGGCGCGATCGCCCGCGGCGCCTGACGCGCACCGCGCCCCAGTGCAGCGCCGCCGCCTTTCGTGCCTGCAAGATCCACCACCTTCGCCAAGGATTTTTACGCCACGCCACCGCTGTCACGCTCTGGGGAGCCGGCATGGAAGGCAAGGCCTGGCGCAAAGCGCTCGACGCGGCAGGCATCGGCGTTACGCGCTGGATTGAAGTCGACCGGCGCAAAATCGGTCAACGCATCCACGGCGCTCCCGTTCTTGGCGCCGAGGAATTGCACCCCGGCGGCCCGCCTCTGCTGGTCACCATCGGTGCCCGAAACGCCCGCCCCCAGGTTCGCGCCTGGGCTGCGAAAAAAGGCTTGTGCGAAGGGCGCGATTTCATGGTCGTGACCTGA
- a CDS encoding methyl-accepting chemotaxis protein produces the protein MGVADGNQGIDRKFLYALGGVGLGILAPIGWILLRPLMFWAPGTGYWAQVLEALLRGGESLALYLYMGGGTAVVLGCFGFFIGKSSQQIHERARRLDELNQEVARQKKEFEQRFFDLNASIKSFHGINANIQKTIRAEEVLRLAAEGLHNILGYDRVNIFMVNSARDGLDWVACRGGDAVPSQLPAIALDRRAGALYQAFNDGRTILVENVRDMAPEYRMEPPLRDVPQLRSRSFILCPVIVNDEVVGVFGVDNKSKQKALDETDVDTVKLFADQVSAALTKINLIGAVETLIRELNHTFDELAKYREDYSRQVSNLKRATASTASSIAEIAGGADVVRDAVGSTQSASTEISVSIEEVSQNMKLLTDFMENSISAMTEISSTIRSVEENGAISQQMSETVQKQAEEGVGIVAATMEGLKGIAQSVQDAAAVIETLSQKSQQIDSITTVINEITQKTNLLALNAAIIAAQAGEQGRSFGVVAEEIRGLSQETSSSTGAITQIIQEIQDSTHKAVGHIGKTREWVDKGLDMGRDTEGSLRQILESSVKAMGMAREIRGATQEVAHSAEYVTKSIEELGEMAGQVSLAFREQVQGTQSIVKSIAEITNMADDMVVATAKQEKDTRDIESGVESVQEMAARIFAEMEDRRKQSAEVVERLERLKQS, from the coding sequence GTGGGAGTTGCCGACGGAAACCAAGGAATTGATCGTAAATTTCTCTATGCGCTAGGTGGTGTCGGGCTCGGTATCCTGGCCCCCATCGGCTGGATATTGCTGCGCCCCTTGATGTTTTGGGCTCCCGGCACCGGCTATTGGGCGCAGGTTTTGGAAGCGTTGCTGCGCGGCGGCGAAAGCCTGGCGCTCTACCTTTACATGGGCGGCGGCACCGCCGTGGTTCTGGGCTGTTTCGGATTTTTCATCGGCAAATCCAGCCAGCAGATTCACGAGCGGGCCCGGCGCCTCGACGAACTCAATCAAGAGGTGGCGCGGCAAAAAAAGGAATTCGAGCAACGCTTTTTCGATCTCAACGCCAGCATAAAAAGTTTCCACGGCATCAACGCCAACATTCAAAAAACCATTCGTGCCGAGGAAGTCCTGCGCCTCGCCGCCGAAGGTCTGCACAACATCCTCGGCTATGACCGGGTCAATATCTTCATGGTCAACAGCGCCCGCGACGGGCTTGATTGGGTGGCCTGCCGGGGCGGAGACGCGGTTCCCTCGCAACTGCCCGCCATTGCGCTGGACCGGCGTGCCGGCGCCCTGTATCAAGCTTTCAACGACGGGCGCACCATTCTGGTGGAGAATGTCCGCGACATGGCGCCGGAATATCGCATGGAGCCGCCCTTGCGCGACGTGCCTCAGTTGCGTTCGCGCAGCTTCATCCTCTGTCCCGTCATCGTCAATGATGAAGTCGTGGGCGTGTTCGGCGTCGACAACAAGAGCAAGCAGAAGGCTTTGGACGAAACCGATGTCGACACTGTCAAACTCTTCGCCGACCAGGTTTCGGCCGCTTTGACCAAAATCAATCTCATCGGTGCCGTTGAAACCCTGATTCGCGAACTCAATCACACTTTCGACGAACTTGCCAAGTATCGCGAGGATTATTCCCGCCAGGTATCTAATCTCAAGCGCGCCACCGCCTCCACGGCATCCTCCATTGCCGAGATCGCCGGCGGCGCCGACGTGGTGCGCGACGCCGTGGGCAGTACCCAATCCGCGTCGACGGAAATCTCCGTCTCCATCGAGGAAGTGTCGCAGAACATGAAACTGCTCACTGATTTCATGGAGAACTCCATCTCCGCTATGACGGAGATATCCAGCACCATACGCAGCGTCGAGGAAAATGGCGCCATTTCGCAGCAGATGTCCGAAACCGTGCAGAAACAGGCCGAGGAAGGCGTCGGCATCGTGGCCGCCACCATGGAAGGACTAAAGGGCATCGCGCAGTCGGTTCAGGATGCGGCGGCGGTCATCGAGACGCTTTCGCAGAAAAGCCAGCAGATCGACAGCATCACCACCGTCATCAACGAAATTACCCAGAAAACCAACCTGTTGGCTCTCAATGCCGCGATCATCGCCGCCCAGGCCGGCGAGCAGGGGCGCTCCTTCGGCGTCGTGGCCGAGGAGATTCGCGGACTCTCCCAGGAAACCTCGAGTTCCACCGGCGCCATCACCCAGATCATTCAGGAAATCCAGGATTCGACCCACAAGGCGGTGGGTCACATCGGCAAGACCCGTGAATGGGTGGACAAGGGGCTCGACATGGGGCGCGACACCGAGGGCTCCTTGCGACAAATTCTCGAGAGTTCCGTCAAGGCTATGGGCATGGCGCGCGAAATCCGCGGCGCCACCCAGGAGGTGGCCCACAGTGCCGAGTACGTGACCAAATCCATTGAGGAACTCGGAGAAATGGCGGGCCAGGTGTCCCTGGCCTTCCGCGAGCAGGTTCAGGGAACCCAGAGCATCGTCAAATCCATCGCCGAGATCACCAATATGGCTGACGACATGGTGGTGGCGACCGCCAAGCAGGAAAAAGATACCCGTGACATCGAGTCGGGAGTCGAGTCGGTGCAGGAGATGGCGGCGCGGATTTTCGCGGAAATGGAAGACCGGCGCAAGCAGAGCGCCGAAGTGGTCGAGCGGCTCGAACGGCTCAAGCAGAGCTGA
- a CDS encoding ROK family protein, which translates to MSRVYDIGIDLGGTNCRLALVDDQGRVSEGARFSSRGFSRGGELITRIAAECRTLMDQVAGDGDRIGAVGAGVPGLVDAQGQVVAAPNLGVLDGVAFAEELQRLLEVPVAVLNDANAIAWGEKIWGAGRDLRSFLTVTLGTGVGGGLVLAERLWVGVDGCAGEFGHVNVEPEGRSCGCGSRGCLEQYSSATGILRSVRTALEQGRPSLLATLSSEALSAAEVGRAARQDDALAREVLQDAGRRLGQALAGVANLLNLDGVVVCGGVAESLDLLMPALREELYRRAFERPARRMKILAGALGDNAGILGAARFGRDPDVVWTA; encoded by the coding sequence ATGAGTCGGGTCTACGACATCGGCATCGATCTTGGCGGCACCAATTGTCGCTTGGCCCTGGTTGACGATCAGGGGCGGGTTTCCGAGGGGGCAAGATTTTCCAGTCGAGGCTTCAGCCGGGGCGGCGAGTTGATCACACGCATCGCCGCAGAGTGCCGCACCCTCATGGACCAGGTTGCCGGCGACGGTGATCGGATCGGGGCGGTCGGCGCCGGTGTGCCGGGTCTGGTCGACGCCCAGGGGCAGGTGGTTGCCGCGCCCAACCTGGGCGTGCTTGACGGGGTGGCCTTTGCCGAGGAATTGCAGCGGCTTTTGGAGGTGCCCGTCGCCGTCCTCAATGACGCCAACGCCATTGCCTGGGGTGAGAAAATCTGGGGCGCGGGGCGGGATCTGCGCTCCTTTCTGACCGTCACCCTAGGCACGGGGGTCGGCGGCGGGCTGGTCCTGGCCGAGCGTTTGTGGGTCGGAGTCGATGGCTGCGCGGGCGAGTTCGGCCACGTCAATGTCGAACCCGAGGGGCGTTCTTGCGGGTGTGGCAGTCGCGGTTGTTTGGAGCAATACTCCTCCGCCACGGGCATTTTGCGCTCGGTGCGCACCGCCCTGGAGCAGGGGCGTCCCAGCCTGCTTGCCACCTTGTCCTCCGAGGCGTTGAGCGCGGCCGAGGTGGGTCGTGCCGCGCGACAGGATGATGCCCTGGCCCGCGAGGTCCTGCAAGATGCCGGTCGGCGTCTCGGTCAGGCACTGGCCGGGGTCGCCAACCTTCTGAATCTTGATGGGGTGGTGGTGTGCGGCGGCGTTGCGGAAAGCCTTGATCTGCTGATGCCCGCGCTGCGCGAGGAGCTGTATAGGCGCGCCTTTGAACGCCCGGCGCGGCGCATGAAAATTCTGGCCGGTGCCCTGGGAGACAATGCGGGGATTCTCGGCGCCGCGCGCTTCGGCCGAGATCCGGATGTGGTATGGACGGCCTGA
- a CDS encoding ExbD/TolR family protein: MGFRRRTTTDVRVDITPMVDVVFLLLIFFMISTTFVEAPGIDIHLPEAGAEVLEREARELKVYLSREGDIFIGDERTSFADLQGRLAGYGPQAAQTTFMLLADRDARHGRVVELMDAARAAGFTRLAIATEEPQGRP; the protein is encoded by the coding sequence ATGGGCTTTCGTCGCAGAACGACCACCGATGTCCGTGTCGATATCACGCCGATGGTCGACGTCGTGTTTCTTCTGCTGATTTTTTTCATGATTTCCACAACCTTTGTCGAGGCTCCGGGGATCGACATCCACCTGCCCGAGGCCGGTGCTGAGGTGCTTGAGCGCGAAGCCCGGGAACTCAAAGTTTACCTGTCGCGCGAGGGGGACATTTTTATCGGCGATGAAAGAACCTCCTTCGCCGATCTCCAAGGGCGTCTGGCGGGCTACGGTCCCCAGGCCGCGCAAACCACCTTCATGCTGCTGGCCGATCGCGACGCTCGCCATGGGCGGGTGGTCGAGTTGATGGATGCGGCGCGGGCAGCGGGTTTTACCCGGCTCGCCATTGCCACGGAAGAACCACAGGGGCGCCCATGA
- a CDS encoding MotA/TolQ/ExbB proton channel family protein produces MLELFQQGGPFMWPIGVCSVIALAIFLERVYVYLRISRGSDLLLREVEQLVNVNKTDEAIIVCQRAGTPLARIFIAALRAVGRERDQIKTLVDEAGSRESAPLARYLGLMATIANISPLLGLLGTVWGMIQAFNVIAAQGVGTPATLGGGISQALITTAAGLTVAIPTILGHRYLSGRSERIILEMEEYSLHLVDLLGNR; encoded by the coding sequence ATGCTTGAATTGTTTCAGCAGGGTGGACCCTTCATGTGGCCCATCGGGGTGTGCTCTGTCATCGCTTTGGCCATATTTCTCGAGCGTGTCTACGTTTATCTGCGCATCAGCCGCGGTTCGGATTTGCTGCTGCGTGAAGTCGAACAACTGGTCAATGTGAACAAGACCGATGAGGCGATTATCGTCTGCCAGAGGGCGGGAACGCCCCTGGCGCGCATTTTTATCGCCGCCCTGCGTGCCGTCGGGCGCGAACGCGATCAGATCAAGACCCTGGTCGATGAGGCGGGAAGTCGCGAGTCCGCCCCCCTGGCGCGCTACCTCGGCCTGATGGCGACCATCGCCAATATTTCGCCCCTGCTCGGTCTCTTGGGTACGGTGTGGGGCATGATACAAGCCTTCAACGTCATCGCGGCCCAAGGGGTGGGAACACCGGCGACCCTGGGCGGTGGAATTTCCCAGGCGCTGATCACCACGGCCGCCGGGCTGACCGTGGCCATCCCCACCATTCTCGGTCATCGCTATCTCAGCGGCCGTTCCGAGCGCATCATTCTGGAGATGGAGGAGTACTCCCTGCATCTCGTCGATCTTTTGGGGAACAGATAA
- a CDS encoding HIT family protein, translating to MTYINGEPQKGCIFCLRGLEEEDARRQVLLRGRHAFIIMNRFPYTNGHLMVAPYRHSADLDDFSEEEIVEMYRLVALARKVLTEVSRPEGFNIGLNLGRAAGAGVPDHLHYHVVPRWQGDTNFMPVFADVRVVPQHLEETYRLLRRAFAPYADRPL from the coding sequence ATGACTTATATCAATGGTGAACCGCAGAAAGGCTGCATTTTTTGCCTGCGTGGGTTGGAAGAGGAGGACGCCAGGCGCCAGGTGCTGCTGCGCGGTCGCCATGCTTTCATCATCATGAACCGCTTTCCCTATACCAACGGCCACCTTATGGTCGCGCCTTATCGCCACAGTGCCGATCTCGATGATTTTAGCGAAGAGGAAATTGTTGAAATGTATCGGCTCGTCGCTCTGGCGCGTAAGGTACTCACCGAGGTGTCACGTCCCGAGGGCTTCAACATCGGCCTTAATCTCGGCCGGGCCGCAGGTGCCGGGGTGCCGGATCATCTGCACTACCACGTGGTGCCGCGCTGGCAGGGCGACACCAATTTCATGCCGGTCTTTGCCGATGTGCGGGTCGTGCCCCAACACCTGGAAGAGACCTACCGCTTGCTGCGCCGGGCCTTCGCTCCGTACGCGGATCGCCCCCTGTAG
- a CDS encoding metallophosphoesterase family protein, with the protein MDVIVGVVSDTHLRDDPDCQAFLGRLARDHFSDAQAIIHAGDMIDSALLTAFSPLPVYGVRGNMDAAHPDLPYKRILELAGFRIGLIHGWGSAFGLEERLLQEFADARLDCLVYGHSHYPLNEQRGALLLFNPGSPTDPRQAPFPTVGRLYLGQTIRGEIVRCG; encoded by the coding sequence ATGGACGTCATAGTGGGGGTTGTGTCCGATACGCACTTACGCGATGATCCGGACTGTCAGGCATTTCTCGGTCGGCTCGCGCGGGATCATTTCTCTGATGCGCAGGCGATTATTCACGCTGGGGATATGATTGACTCCGCACTGCTCACGGCGTTCAGCCCCTTGCCGGTCTATGGCGTGCGTGGCAACATGGATGCCGCCCACCCCGATTTGCCCTACAAGCGCATCCTCGAGCTGGCAGGCTTTCGCATCGGGCTGATCCACGGCTGGGGCTCCGCGTTCGGACTTGAGGAGCGGCTTTTACAAGAATTCGCTGACGCGCGGTTGGATTGCCTGGTGTATGGCCACAGCCACTATCCCCTCAACGAACAGCGCGGCGCTTTGCTGCTGTTCAACCCGGGCAGTCCCACGGATCCGCGTCAAGCGCCCTTTCCCACGGTGGGGCGCTTGTATCTGGGGCAGACTATTCGCGGCGAGATCGTTCGCTGCGGATAA
- a CDS encoding HepT-like ribonuclease domain-containing protein, producing the protein MTDEKRDQIYIRHMPECIERIERYATDTDKKRFLKDTLVQDATLRVLQVMAESSQRLSAEAKESHPEIDWRGISGFRNILVHDYLGGIDLDLRAGTKISDSALRWTATH; encoded by the coding sequence ATGACCGACGAGAAGCGCGATCAAATCTACATAAGACACATGCCGGAATGCATAGAGCGCATCGAGCGGTACGCAACAGACACTGACAAAAAACGATTTCTCAAAGACACCCTGGTTCAGGATGCCACCCTGCGCGTCCTGCAGGTCATGGCTGAATCAAGTCAGCGGCTATCGGCCGAGGCAAAAGAGTCTCATCCAGAGATTGACTGGCGCGGCATTTCCGGTTTCCGCAATATCCTTGTCCATGATTACCTTGGCGGAATCGACCTGGATCTGAGAGCTGGTACCAAAATTTCGGACAGTGCATTAAGGTGGACAGCCACGCACTGA
- a CDS encoding nucleotidyltransferase family protein produces MDPLIEAHRQEILRLARKRGAERIRVFGSMAADRATETSDIDFLVEMQKGKSAFALGGLLKDLEDVLGRPVDMTTPNALHPAIRDKILREAVEL; encoded by the coding sequence ATGGACCCACTCATCGAAGCCCACAGGCAAGAGATTCTCCGCCTGGCCAGAAAGCGAGGCGCAGAGCGTATCCGTGTTTTCGGCTCTATGGCAGCGGATCGCGCGACGGAGACCAGCGACATCGATTTTCTGGTCGAAATGCAAAAGGGAAAATCAGCTTTCGCACTTGGCGGACTTCTTAAAGATCTCGAAGATGTCCTCGGAAGACCGGTTGACATGACAACTCCGAACGCCCTGCATCCCGCAATCCGCGACAAAATACTTCGAGAAGCTGTCGAGTTATGA